In Ciona intestinalis unplaced genomic scaffold, KH HT000316.1, whole genome shotgun sequence, one genomic interval encodes:
- the LOC100179278 gene encoding LOW QUALITY PROTEIN: arsenite methyltransferase-like (The sequence of the model RefSeq protein was modified relative to this genomic sequence to represent the inferred CDS: inserted 1 base in 1 codon): MSCCPAPNITDEVKEYYGKTLQSTNDLQTSMCTTPPQAVAKHVREALKLVHNDVTSKYYGLLDLGSGSGRDCYALAKLVGEDGFVTGVDMTDEQLAVANKYIDYHQQSFGYSKPNTKFVKGFIEKLGEAGIEDTSMDIVISNCVINLVKDKEAVLKEAYRVLKYGGELYFSDVYADCVLSEEIRNHKVLWGECVSGALYWKELYEIAESVGFETPRVVSANVVEVTKPELKKVTGDARFASVLYRLFKLKRXEKQESTQVVYNGGITGYEENFKLDREYFFTRDTPTNVDPVTSQILKQSRFNEEFSMKKAPCCVTTNMVTQIDPFLILNETTSRSCGATKCC, encoded by the exons GTAAAACCTTGCAGTCAACAAATGACTTGCAAACCTCTATGTGCACGACCCCACCACAAGCGGTCGCCAAACACGTTCGAGAAGCGTTGAAACTCGTGCATAATGATGTCACAAGTAAATATTATGG ATTGCTTGACCTCGGCAGCGGAAGTGGTCGTGATTGTTATGCACTCGCTAAActggttggggaagatggtttTGTTACCGGTGTTGATATGACGGATGAACAA CTTGCTGTAGCGAACAAGTACATCGATTATCATCAACAAAGCTTCGGATATTCAAAGCCGAACACCAAGTTTGTGAAAGGTTTCATTGAGAAGTTAGGGGAGGCCGGGATTGAAGACACTTCGATGGATATAGTTAT ATCAAACTGCGTGATCAACTTGGTTAAAGACAAGGAAGCAGTGTTAAAGGAAGCTTATCGTGTGTTGAAGTACGGTGGGGAGCTCTACTTCAGTGATGTTTATGctgattgtgttttgtctGAGGAAATAAGGAACCACAAAGttttgtggg GTGAATGCGTGAGTGGTGCGTTGTATTGGAAGGAATTGTATGAGATTGCGGAGTCCGTTGGATTTGAAACACCTCGTGTGGTTTCTGCGAATGTGGTTGAAGTCACCAAGCCGGAGTTGAAGAAGGTGACAG GTGACGCAAGGTTTGCATCTGTGTTGTATcggttgtttaaactaaaac TGGAAAAGCAGGAATCTACGCAAGTTGTATACAATGGTGGCATCACTGGTTACGAGGAAAACTTTAAA CTCGATCGCGAATACTTCTTCACCCGCGACACCCCAACCAATGTTGACCCCGTGACCtcacaaatattaaaacaatccCGATTCAACGAAGAATTCTCGATGAAGAAAGCCCCTTGTTGTGTCACTACTAACatg GTTACACAGATTGATCCGTTCTTGATTCTCAACGAAACAACTTCGAGGTCATGTGGCGCCACCAAGTGTTGTTAG
- the LOC100176137 gene encoding N6-adenosine-methyltransferase subunit METTL3-like, which yields MGGSQVREFCPHATREECLKHNKLYIDCQKLHFRKILKSHTDETLGDCSFLNTCFHMDTCKYVHYEIDYRGTDLDPRRKLKKEVSLPKFNEDYLSRKMLPPQWINCDIRYLDVSVLGKFSVIMADPPWDIHMELPYGTMQDTEMRALRIQDLSDDGLMFLWVTGRAMELGRELFDCWGYKRCDELIWVKTNQLQRLIRTGRTGHWINHGKEHCLVGIKGNPIGINRRLDCDVLVAEVRDTSHKPDEIYGLIERLSPGTRKLELFGRVHNLQPNWVTLGNQLDGVHLAEYDVIDKFKKKYPDGKVTKCE from the exons ATGGGGGGGTCACAGGTTCGAGAGTTTTGTCCGCACGCAACGAGAGAAGAATGCTTGAAACACAACAAGTTGTATATTGATTGTCAGAAACTACATTTCAGGAAAATACTTAAATCTCACACAG aTGAAACGTTGGGCGATTGTTCGTTCCTTAACACTTGCTTTCACATGGATACGTGCAAGTACGTCCACTATGAGATAGATTACCGCGGAACCGACCTCGACCCAAGGCGAAAGTTAAAGAAAGAAGTTTCACTTCCAAAGTTTAATGAGGATTATCTTTCGCGGAAAATGTTGCCACCCCAG TGGATTAATTGTGATATAAGATACCTTGATGTTTCTGTGTTGGGAAAGTTTTCCGTCATAATGGCCGACCCCCCATGGGATATACACATGGAGTTACCCTACGGAACCATGCAG GATACGGAGATGAGAGCTTTAAGGATCCAAGATTTATCAGATGATGGGTTAATGTTTTTGTGGGTTACCGGGAG GGCCATGGAGTTGGGACGAGAATTGTTTGATTGTTGGGG GTACAAAAGATGCGACGAGTTGATTTGGGTCAAGACGAACCAACTTCAACGTTTGATACGAACGGGGAGAACGGGACACTGGATCAATCATGGGAAGGAACATTGTTTg gTGGGAATTAAAGGAAACCCGATCGGGATAAATCGAAGATTAGATTGTGATGTATTGGTAGCAGAG GTTCGCGACACAAGCCACAAACCAGATGAAATTTATGGATTGATTGAGAGACTATCCCCAGGAACAAGAAAGTTGGAGCTATTCGGAAGAGTTCATAATTTGCAACCTAATTG GGTAACCCTTGGCAACCAGCTCGACGGAGTGCATCTAGCcgagtatgatgtcatagacaAATTTAAGaagaaatatcctgatgggAAAGTTACAAAATGTGAATAA